In a single window of the Elaeis guineensis isolate ETL-2024a chromosome 4, EG11, whole genome shotgun sequence genome:
- the LOC105044162 gene encoding LOW QUALITY PROTEIN: pentatricopeptide repeat-containing protein MRL1, chloroplastic (The sequence of the model RefSeq protein was modified relative to this genomic sequence to represent the inferred CDS: inserted 1 base in 1 codon; substituted 3 bases at 3 genomic stop codons), translating into MDICFSTRSQTLISSLSLLSTSTTTTSSSFSHLPLPCSIIQKEFPGFGSQLRPLGIRSRKRCRKLGFQFQSPRCLFQDSVCENSVLVATVAVATFAAALQVMYSRRRRESPQFAIHEVPDVVVNVGLHESHHADPIMYKEHSAIARDEANVSPEICASDIKDAQLLKLQGTLSNKVQRTSELPAFIRTDNASAKTTGTEEFKCSSSQVHKLDALEQNDSGNKLPDSLTGKQREAVAVSDAPDIIVEPTFSWSSAQVEKKQIEINQDNELDCIAAKGDELCPSIYDGLMKQNAKAVYAYNEEMPEVRSISCFKSLSAGPLHLILHDNSSSYSRLRHAVKFGGIRAKASPCSAEGQKPSACFNEGRTSKGKEIDKLHRFTRDMGRSXGHGNDDNANLSLFPEPNGNLVKGTNYPPGYLRAYDRLLRHGRLRDCVDLLESMERKGLLDMDKVIPLSCILSPLCLLYXVNXLFVLSEYXLLSIFQVHHTSFLKACKGQKALKEAFRFSKLIRNPSMSTFNMLLSVCASSQDFDGAFQVMLLIKEAGLKPDCKLYTTLISTCAKSGKVDAMFEIFHEMVNAGIEPNVNTYGALIDGCARAGQVAKAFGAYGIMRSKKVQPDRVVFNALITACGESGAVDRAFDVLAEMRAEPKPIDPDHVTIGALIKTCTQAGQVDRAHEVYKMLHEYNIKGTPEVYTIAVKSCSQRGDLEFALRIYDDMKRNGVVPDEMFLSTLIDVAGHAGKVDAAFRILQDAKNKGVQLGHVSYSSLMGACCNAKSWQKALELYEEIKAIKLLPTVSMLNALITSLCDGYQILKSVEVLDEMKKLGVSPNVITYSVLIVGCERAGEAELGFTLLAEAKGDGVLPNLIMCRCLTGLCLRSFEKACAGDEPIVTFNYGRPQIDNKWTSLAIKVYRETISAGVKPTIEVFSQVLGCLQFPRDSSFRKKFIENLGISFDTSRCSNISSLLDGFGEYDTRSFSILEEAASLGVVSRFSFKESPIVVDARKLEIHAVEVYLLTILKGLKHRLASGARLPNITIVLPIEKTQIQSAKREKTIIVAGRVGQAVGSLLRRLGLPYQGDESYGKIRITGLSLRRWFKPKITGSTFARRPGEMIPTSTHLAKGIADQQRSIRSNNNLSLE; encoded by the exons atGGATATCTGCTTCTCCACCAGATCTCAAACCCTAATATCatccctctcccttctctctacctccaccaccaccacctcctcctccttctcccacCTTCCTCTCCCCTGCTCCATCATCCAAAAGGAATTTCCCGGGTTTGGGAGCCAGCTGAGGCCTCTGGGCATCCGATCTCGAAAGAGATGCAGGAAATTAGGGTTCCAATTTCAGTCTCCGCGATGCCTCTTCCAGGACTCTGTGTGCGAGAATTCCGTTCTTGTGGCCACTGTCGCCGTTGCCACCTTCGCGGCGGCCCTCCAAGTGATGTATAGCAGACGGAGGCGTGAATCTCCCCAG TTTGCAATTCATGAAGTCCCTGATGTTGTGGTGAACGTTGGACTCCATGAAAGCCATCATGCAGATCCCATAATGTACAAAGAACATAGTGCAATTGCGAGAGATGAAGCAAATGTGTCTCCTGAGATCTGTGCTTCTGACATAAAGGATGCTCAACTGTTAAAACTTCAAGGGACATTAAGCAATAAAGTGCAGCGAACCTCTGAACTTCCTGCTTTCATTCGTACAGACAATGCATCAGCTAAAACAACTGGAACCGAAGAGTTCAAATGTTCATCTTCTCAGGTTCACAAACTTGATGCATTAGAGCAGAATGATTCTGGAAACAAATTGCCAGATTCGCTTACTGGAAAACAAAGGGAAGCTGTAGCAGTCTCTGATGCACCAGATATAATAGTTGAACCGACGTTTAGTTGGTCTAGTGCCCAAGTGGAGAAGAAACAAATAGAAATCAAtcaagataatgagctagactgcATTGCAGCCAAAGGCGATGAACTTTGTCCCTCAATCTATGATGGACTCATGAAACAAAATGCCAAAGCAGTTTATGCTTACAATGAAGAAATGCCTGAGGTGAGGTCTATATCATGCTTCAAAAGTTTGAGTGCAGGACCTCTTCATCTCATTCTTCATGATAACAGTAGCTCTTACTCTCGATTAAGGCATGCAGTGAAGTTTGGAGGCATCCGTGCAAAAGCCTCTCCTTGTTCAGCAG AAGGACAAAAGCCTAGTGCATGCTTCAACGAAGGCCGTACTAGTAAAGGAAAAGAAATAGACAAACTCCATAGATTCACAAGGGATATGGGAAGAA CCGGACATGGAAATGATGATAATGCAAATTTGTCTTTATTTCCTGAGCCAAATGGGAATCTTGTAAAAGGCACAAATTATCCACCAGGTTATTTAAGAGCCTATGATCGTTTGTTGAGACATGGAAG GTTGAGAGACTGTGTAGACTTGCTGGAAAGTATGGAAAGAAAGGGATTGTTGGATATGGACAAGGTGATTCCTTTGTCCTGTATTTTATCTCCATTGTGTTTGCTTTATTGAGTTAACTGACTATTTGTACTTTCAGAGTATTGACTTCTGTCAATTTTTCAGGTTCATCATACCAGCTTTTTGAAGGCATGTAAGGGTCAGAAAGCTCTAAAAGAGGCATTTCGTTTTAGTAAATTAATTAGGAATCCATCCATGAGCACCTTTAATATGCTCTTGTCTGTATGTGCTAGCTCGCAAGATTTTGATG GAGCTTTCCAGGTTATGCTGTTAATAAAAGAGGCTGGGCTAAAGCCTGATTGTAAACTTTACACCACGCTGATATCAACCTGTGCTAAAAGTGGAAAAGTTGATGCCATGTTCGAA ATTTTCCATGAAATGGTGAATGCTGGAATCGAGCCAAATGTCAACACATATGGTGCACTTATAGATGGCTGTGCCAGAGCTGGACAAGTGGCAAAAGCATTTGGTGCTTATGGAATTATGAGATCCAAG AAAGTGCAGCCTGATCGAGTTGTATTCAATGCCCTAATCACTGCATGTGGTGAGTCAGGAGCAGTTGATCGTGCATTTGATGTTTTAGCAGAGATGAGAGCAGAGCCTAAACCAATAGATCCTGATCATGTGACTATTGGTGCTCTGATTAAGACATGCACTCAAGCCGGTCAG GTTGATCGGGCTCATGAAGTGTACAAAATGCTTCATGAGTATAATATAAAAGGCACGCCAGAAGTTTACACAATTGCTGTCAAGAGTTGTAGCCAGAGAGGTGATTTGGAATTTGCACTTAGaatatatgatgatatgaaacgGAACGGCGTGGTACCTGACGAG ATGTTCCTTAGCACCCTAATAGATGTTGCTGGGCATGCTGGGAAGGTTGATGCAGCCTTTAGAATATTGCAGGATGCAAAAAACAAAGGAGTACAACTTGGACATGTTTCATATAGCTCCTTGATGGGGGCCTGTTGCAAT GCAAAAAGCTGGCAGAAGGCACTGGAGCTATATGAGGAGATTAAAGCAATCAAATTACTTCCAACAGTTTCGATGCTGAATGCTTTGATCACCTCCTTAT GTGATGGCTACCAGATTTTGAAGTCTGTTGAAGTTCTTGATGAAATGAAAAAATTAGGCGTGTCCCCAAATGTCATCACATATTCGGTCCTCATAGTAGGATGTGAAAG GGCTGGTGAAGCAGAATTGGGTTTTACGCTCCTTGCAGAAGCCAAAGGGGATGGTGTTCTCCCTAATCTCATAATGTGTCGCTGCCTGACTG GTTTGTGCCTCCGCAGTTTTGAAAAGGCCTGTGCAGGTGATGAGCCTATTGTGACTTTCAACTATGGAAGACCACAAATTGACAATAAATG GACGTCATTAGCAATAAAGGTCTACCGTGAAACAATTTCAGCTGGTGTTAAACCCACAATTGAAGTTTTCTCTCAAGTTTTGGGATGCTTGCAGTTTCCTCGAGATTCTTCATTTAGAAAAAAGTTTATTGAGAATTTAGGAATCAGCTTTGATACTTCAAGGTGCTCAAACATAAGTTCATTGCTAGATGGATTTGGAGAATATGATACCCGTTCCTTCTCCATACTTGAG GAGGCTGCTTCACTGGGAGTGGTTTCACGATTCTCATTCAAGGAAAGTCCAATTGTTGTTGATGCAAGGAAATTAGAGATACATGCTGTTGAG GTGTATCTCTTAACAATTTTGAAAGGTTTGAAGCATCGGCTGGCTTCTG GTGCAAGGTTACCCAACATAACTATAGTTTTACCTATAGAAAAAACACAGATTCAATCTGCCAAAAGAGAGAAAACAATTATCGTTGCTGGAAG GGTTGGTCAGGCGGTTGGTTCCTTGCTGAGGAGATTGGGACTTCCCTATCAAGGAGATGAATCATATGGGAAGATCAGAATTACTGGTCTTTCTCTAAGAAGGTGGTTTAAGCCAAAGATTACCGGCTCGACTTTTGCTAGAAGGCCAGGAGAGATGATCCCAACATCAACTCATCTTGCAAAAGGAATTGCTGATCAGCAGCGCAGCATTCGCAGCAACAATAATCTATCGCTCGAGTAG